One Cryptomeria japonica chromosome 9, Sugi_1.0, whole genome shotgun sequence genomic window carries:
- the LOC131858249 gene encoding uncharacterized protein LOC131858249: MLSHKHEDLCSQSEHEKYELEKTFIRLQNKLDETNILREKDQELCNVLREENNWLGNKLKDCNDTIAELNKNIEEDERLWVTNKSDLERKVAGLQSEKGVLSKEYKLLWAHLTDEKDELENKLRECKDRNMELHAQMREDCRLWEACKANFEDSVAGLQNKLDLMTNEGMILSQEYVELCIECEFLKAQLGDYNDILSSMEDETRSLISLSESTANTVEALQTQVRMITHEHTHLSMKYEELTNENESQKLKLENYNHRLDSVKNERNSLRSASESREEALLQENGSLKQQVHELQSKLGMWDNDYKQVPTDDMLDSETEERQLLTSLSETSDKVMEDPVIENRTVKREALQLYQENQQLQKDISSKKSLIQTKDGNITELNAKKIKLKNAVEVLEEIGRKNTQVLKEYGGIREEQVTRKESEEKRKEGSGRVSHRNQTAFIGNLMSCILLDIEKSDVSRCLSTATKNIILPSDALLCGCPYGWFGGIV; this comes from the coding sequence ATGTTAAGCCATAAGCATGAGGATTTGTGCTCCCAATCAGAACATGAAAAATATGAGTTGGAAAAGACTTTTATACGGCTACAAAATAAGCTTGATGAAACAAACATTTTGAGAGAGAAAGACCAAGAATTGTGTAATGTGCTAAGAGAAGAGAATAATTGGTTAGGAAATAAGTTGAAAGACTGCAATGATACGATTGcggaattaaataaaaatattgaagaaGACGAGAGGTTGTGGGTTACTAATAAGTCTGATTTGGAAAGAAAAGTTGCAGGTCTGCAGTCTGAGAAAGGGGTATTGAGCAAGGAATATAAACTTCTGTGGGCCCATTTAACAGATGAAAAAGATGAGTTGGAAAACAAACTGAGAGAATGCAAAGATAGGAATATGGAATTGCATGCACAGATGAGAGAAGATTGCCGCTTGTGGGAAGCTTGTAAGGCAAACTTCGAAGACTCTGTTGCAGGTTTACAAAATAAGCTCGATTTGATGACTAATGAAGGAATGATTTTGAGCCAAGAATATGTAGAACTGTGCATTGAATGCGAATTTTTGAAGGCACAGCTGGGAGATTATAATGATATACTAAGCTCTATGGAAGATGAAACAAGGAGTCTAATCTCTCTCTCAGAGAGCACTGCAAACACAGTGGAGGCCTTGCAAACTCAAGTGCGAATGATCACCCATGAACATACACATTTGAGCATGAAATATGAAGaacttacaaatgaaaatgaatctCAGAAATTGAAATTGGAAAATTATAACCATAGGCTTGATTCAGTGAAAAATGAGAGGAACTCACTTAGATCTGCGTCAGAAAGTAGGGAGGAGGCTTTGCTCCAAGAAAATGGTTCATTGAAACAACAAGTCCATGAGCTTCAAAGCAAGTTGGGTATGTGGGATAATGATTACAAACAAGTTCCCACTGATGATATGCTCGATTCAGAAACAGAGGAGAGGCAATTACTCACATCTCTATCAGAAACCAGTGATAAAGTGATGGAAGATCCGGTTATAGAGAACAGAACAGTGAAACGAGAAGCCCTTCAACTTTATCAAGAAAACCAACAATTACAAAAGGACATATCTAGTAAAAAGTCATTAATTCAAACAAAAGATGGAAATATTACAGAATTGAATGCAAAAAAGATTAAACTTAAGAATGCTGTCGAAGTGTTGGAAGAGATTGGAAGAAAAAATACCCAAGTactgaaagaatatggaggtatAAGGGAAGAGCAAGTGACGAGAAAGGAAAGTGAGGAGAAAAGGAAGGAGGGCAGTGGGAGGGTTTCACATCGAAACCAAACAGCCTTTATTGGTAATTTGATGTCTTGCATTCTTCTAGATATTGAGAAGTCTGACGTAAGCAGATGCTTGTCAACTGCCACaaaaaatatcattcttccttctgatGCACTACTTTGTGGATGTCCTTATGGCTGGTTTGGTGGGATAGTATAA